In the genome of Paenibacillus pabuli, one region contains:
- the gnpA gene encoding 1,3-beta-galactosyl-N-acetylhexosamine phosphorylase, protein MSKPIKGSFTLPGESGYEALTLELAERWGADVIRDSDGTQLSDEIINAGYGIYSTICIIRDHNEWASRNPDKLQQCFLITNPKVAVQDYVSFYLMEDFFAEQFRVNDSKEAFKYWQVFDRTTGEEVPRAQWNYERESGHVVITGIVPWHKYTVSFMVYRIWEEISMYNHTTNHWDKEHLMQIDPIYPETQTYLLDWMENWCQQHPETTVVRFTSLFYNFAWIWGSDERNRHLFSDWGSYDFTVSSRALDLFAKKVGYSLSAEDFVNGGKYRVSHIPAQQRKLDWMAFINDFVIEFGKKLIDIVHNHGKLAYVFYDDSWVGMEPYNDRFQEFGFDGMIKCVFSGYEARMCSGVSVDTHEIRLHPYLFPVGLGGLPTFKEGGDPTLDAKKYWINIRRALLREPIDRIGLGGYLHLVEPYPDFCDYIEKIADEFREIKGLHLDGKPYHVKTRVAVLHSWGKLRSWTLSGHFHETYMHDLIHVNEALSGLPVEVQFIDFDDIRQGVLQNIDVVINAGSAGSAWSGGEHWNDHQCVDILTKWVYEGGTFIGINQPSAVEGYDSFFRMAHVLGVDEDTGARVVHGKWTYETRDEHGLLPEGTSIAPKHNIYLTDGSAAVVDETDGMITLSTHDFGKGKGIYLPSFEFSWENTRLLLNLIRFAGHEFHDSKYITDNLLTECTYYPDSKILVVINNSDQVQTTTIDTDYGKQTVELDPYDTRITHIGLIQSV, encoded by the coding sequence TTGTCCAAGCCAATCAAAGGCTCCTTTACGCTACCCGGTGAATCCGGTTATGAGGCACTGACGTTGGAACTTGCAGAACGGTGGGGTGCCGATGTGATTCGTGACAGTGACGGTACACAATTGTCTGATGAGATTATTAACGCCGGGTATGGCATCTATTCGACCATTTGCATCATCCGGGATCATAACGAGTGGGCATCCCGAAATCCCGATAAGCTGCAGCAATGTTTTCTAATTACAAATCCGAAGGTAGCTGTACAAGATTATGTATCTTTCTATCTGATGGAGGATTTTTTTGCTGAACAATTCAGAGTGAATGATTCCAAAGAGGCATTTAAGTATTGGCAGGTCTTTGACCGGACAACCGGGGAGGAAGTGCCAAGAGCACAATGGAATTACGAAAGGGAATCCGGCCATGTGGTTATTACCGGAATTGTCCCTTGGCATAAATACACGGTAAGCTTTATGGTCTACCGGATCTGGGAAGAGATCTCGATGTACAATCACACGACAAACCATTGGGACAAGGAACACCTGATGCAGATTGATCCAATCTATCCGGAAACGCAGACATATCTGCTGGACTGGATGGAGAACTGGTGTCAGCAGCATCCGGAAACGACCGTGGTCCGGTTCACCTCATTATTTTATAATTTCGCCTGGATCTGGGGCAGCGACGAGCGGAATCGCCACCTCTTCTCAGACTGGGGTTCATACGATTTTACGGTGAGTTCAAGAGCGCTTGATCTGTTTGCCAAAAAAGTTGGATATTCGCTCTCTGCCGAGGATTTTGTAAATGGCGGTAAATATCGCGTGAGTCATATCCCGGCGCAGCAGCGTAAGCTGGACTGGATGGCATTTATCAATGATTTTGTGATCGAATTTGGGAAAAAGTTAATTGATATCGTGCATAACCACGGCAAGCTGGCGTATGTCTTCTATGATGACAGCTGGGTTGGCATGGAGCCTTACAATGACCGCTTTCAGGAGTTTGGATTCGACGGGATGATTAAATGTGTGTTCTCCGGTTATGAAGCAAGGATGTGTTCAGGTGTTAGCGTGGATACCCATGAGATTCGGCTGCATCCCTACCTGTTTCCGGTTGGCTTAGGCGGACTTCCTACCTTTAAGGAGGGCGGAGACCCCACGTTGGACGCCAAAAAGTATTGGATTAATATAAGGCGCGCTTTGCTCAGAGAGCCAATTGACCGGATTGGATTGGGTGGCTATCTGCATCTGGTTGAGCCTTACCCGGACTTTTGCGATTACATCGAGAAGATTGCGGACGAGTTCAGGGAAATAAAAGGATTGCATCTAGATGGCAAGCCCTATCATGTTAAGACGAGGGTAGCTGTTCTGCATAGCTGGGGAAAATTAAGATCGTGGACATTGTCCGGTCATTTCCATGAAACGTATATGCATGACTTGATTCATGTGAATGAAGCCTTATCGGGCTTACCGGTTGAAGTGCAGTTCATTGATTTTGATGACATTCGTCAGGGTGTTCTACAAAATATAGATGTCGTAATCAATGCCGGCTCTGCCGGTTCAGCATGGAGCGGGGGAGAGCATTGGAATGACCACCAGTGTGTGGATATACTGACCAAATGGGTGTATGAAGGCGGTACTTTTATTGGCATCAACCAGCCATCAGCGGTAGAAGGGTACGACAGCTTTTTCAGAATGGCACATGTTCTTGGGGTGGATGAGGATACAGGTGCCAGGGTGGTTCATGGAAAATGGACGTATGAAACTCGAGATGAGCATGGTTTGTTACCGGAAGGAACCAGCATAGCGCCAAAACATAACATTTATCTTACCGATGGATCGGCTGCTGTAGTGGATGAAACGGATGGGATGATCACATTGTCTACACATGACTTCGGTAAAGGAAAAGGAATCTACCTGCCTTCCTTCGAGTTCAGTTGGGAAAATACAAGACTACTGCTGAATCTGATTCGCTTTGCAGGTCATGAATTCCATGATTCGAAGTACATCACGGATAACTTATTGACAGAGTGTACTTATTATCCGGATAGTAAAATATTGGTCGTCATTAATAATAGTGATCAGGTTCAAACCACGACAATTGATACGGACTATGGAAAACAAACCGTGGAATTAGATCCGTATGACACCCGGATTACCCATATTGGCTTGATACAATCGGTCTAG
- a CDS encoding lytic polysaccharide monooxygenase produces the protein MFRFILPSSKLVLICCLLVLTTVSMLFNSPKALSHGYVEGPASRAALCASGVNQDCGSIVYEPQSLEAPKGFPSAGPADGHIASANGAFPKLDEQSAARWSKVNMSSGTNTFTWKLTANHATASWKYYITKTNWNPNAPLSRDSFDLTPFCSVAYNGSQPPFSYTNSCNVPDRSGYHVILAVWEVADTSNAFYNVIDVNFSGTNPVDTVAPTPPASLVATATAATSTTLSWKASSDNVGVTGYKIYNGTTLIANVSGTTTSYAVTGLTASTAYTFTVKAVDAAGNESAASNIVSVTTTAPPANDTTAPTSPGGLHVMGTPTASSIQLMWTASTDNVGVTGYKIYNGSTLVTTTSGTATSYTVTNLEANTTYNFSVYAVDAAGNQSAASTVSGKTAAASTAPAWAANTQYTVGTIVSYNGLTYKCLLTHKSQVDWIPSATPTLWQVQ, from the coding sequence ATGTTCAGATTCATTTTACCGTCTTCCAAGTTAGTATTGATTTGCTGTCTGCTGGTGCTTACAACGGTAAGCATGCTCTTCAACAGTCCAAAGGCGTTATCACATGGTTACGTAGAAGGGCCGGCGAGCCGAGCTGCACTGTGTGCTTCGGGAGTCAACCAGGATTGCGGCAGTATTGTGTATGAGCCCCAAAGCCTGGAAGCACCTAAGGGCTTCCCATCTGCAGGACCTGCGGACGGCCATATTGCAAGCGCCAATGGCGCCTTCCCCAAGCTCGATGAGCAGTCCGCTGCACGTTGGTCAAAAGTGAATATGTCTAGTGGCACTAATACGTTTACTTGGAAACTGACAGCTAACCATGCAACGGCAAGCTGGAAATATTATATTACGAAAACAAACTGGAATCCGAATGCACCTCTATCTCGTGATTCGTTTGACCTGACACCCTTCTGTTCCGTCGCCTATAATGGCAGCCAACCTCCATTTAGTTACACCAACTCATGCAACGTACCAGATCGCAGTGGTTATCATGTCATTCTAGCAGTCTGGGAGGTTGCGGATACTTCCAATGCTTTCTATAACGTCATCGACGTGAACTTCTCCGGGACAAATCCGGTTGACACTGTGGCACCAACACCTCCAGCTTCACTTGTGGCAACTGCAACTGCGGCTACGAGTACAACCTTATCGTGGAAAGCTTCATCAGATAATGTAGGCGTAACAGGGTATAAAATTTACAACGGGACTACCTTGATAGCGAATGTATCCGGCACAACTACAAGCTATGCCGTAACAGGGCTGACAGCAAGCACGGCTTACACCTTTACGGTCAAAGCAGTCGACGCAGCAGGCAACGAATCTGCAGCCAGTAATATTGTAAGCGTTACCACAACTGCACCTCCTGCAAACGACACTACCGCACCCACATCTCCAGGCGGGCTGCATGTGATGGGAACACCAACCGCCTCCAGCATTCAGCTGATGTGGACGGCATCCACGGATAATGTAGGAGTGACAGGGTATAAAATTTACAACGGCTCTACTTTAGTTACAACGACATCCGGGACGGCAACGTCCTATACGGTAACTAATCTTGAAGCGAACACAACCTATAACTTCTCGGTTTATGCTGTTGACGCGGCAGGCAACCAATCAGCTGCAAGCACGGTCAGCGGTAAAACAGCAGCTGCTTCAACTGCACCTGCATGGGCAGCCAACACCCAGTACACAGTGGGTACCATCGTCAGCTACAATGGTTTGACGTACAAGTGCCTCCTAACACACAAATCTCAAGTGGATTGGATTCCTTCGGCAACACCAACCCTCTGGCAGGTGCAATAA
- a CDS encoding phosphotransferase yields the protein MFNQPTALRSVLNPKYLEFALRDQYDIGPWEECLFWLRGLNDTYRVRTSTGMYILRVYRTEITEADVQYELSLLTQLKSILGSAPHTDIGEYIEKIDRSGYTVLDAAEGRRMAVMFRYIEGTENNLEDEESCYKFGQSAAELHKAMDQAVAELPRYELDTKFLIDEPLERIINFIGDKNEASSFLHTFTTELKERIATVSRQGLDFGLCHGDMHGNNNAFQQGNQFIHYDFEWAAKGWRSYDLAQVKARKRQSGEQKEVLWSALLKGYRSIRSFSKQDEEAVDLFIIARRFWVMGLDVAFIESDMGALDYGSDWLNSFIEEFRDTNIVE from the coding sequence ATGTTCAATCAACCGACTGCTTTACGTTCAGTGCTCAACCCTAAATATCTGGAGTTTGCATTGAGAGATCAGTATGATATCGGACCATGGGAAGAATGTCTGTTTTGGCTGAGAGGGTTAAATGATACCTACCGGGTACGCACATCTACTGGCATGTATATTCTTCGTGTCTACCGTACTGAAATTACGGAGGCTGATGTTCAGTACGAACTATCCCTTTTAACTCAATTAAAGAGCATTCTAGGTTCAGCTCCACACACCGATATTGGAGAGTACATCGAGAAGATAGATCGCAGCGGATACACCGTACTGGATGCGGCAGAAGGCAGACGGATGGCCGTAATGTTTCGCTACATCGAGGGGACGGAGAATAACCTTGAGGATGAAGAGTCATGTTACAAATTTGGTCAATCTGCCGCTGAATTGCATAAGGCCATGGATCAGGCGGTTGCAGAGCTGCCAAGGTATGAGTTGGATACGAAGTTTCTCATTGACGAGCCTCTTGAACGAATCATTAATTTCATCGGTGATAAAAATGAAGCATCATCATTTCTACATACGTTTACTACGGAGTTAAAAGAACGCATCGCTACCGTTTCCAGACAAGGTTTGGACTTTGGATTATGCCATGGCGATATGCATGGAAACAATAACGCTTTTCAACAGGGGAATCAGTTTATCCATTATGATTTTGAATGGGCGGCTAAAGGCTGGCGTTCCTACGACCTGGCACAAGTGAAGGCTCGGAAGAGACAGTCTGGTGAGCAAAAAGAAGTGTTATGGAGTGCGCTTCTGAAGGGCTATCGTTCTATTCGAAGTTTTTCTAAACAAGATGAAGAGGCTGTAGATCTATTCATTATTGCTCGCAGATTTTGGGTTATGGGTCTGGATGTTGCTTTTATTGAGAGTGATATGGGGGCGCTGGATTACGGCTCGGATTGGCTGAACAGCTTCATTGAGGAATTTCGTGACACGAATATCGTGGAGTAG
- a CDS encoding DUF4003 family protein encodes MQEQHAARVELFVSNTQIIKKSFKWQNAMMHRLAALLYAAENKIAEGEAIRQSHELIKQNTNLFSVFRGNSAISIATMLSLTTDQEKKLEDTLLIYDLMKKNKFRTSDFLVIAAYQIAAHTTPDQFEHKVERAKAFYDHMKAQHRFLTGQDDYIFAAMLALSDLDVESGVTRMDQLYAELKPEFSPGNSVQALTQVLVLGNDNPEAAAHVLAFNEAFRRRGIRLDKTYTLSSLGILSLLPADRDTLVEQVEETYEWLRTQKGFGAWSISKQELLLLSSSLVAVQYVEDLRNGVLTTTVSTSITNIIIAQQAATAAAATSAAVVASSSSN; translated from the coding sequence ATGCAAGAGCAACATGCAGCACGAGTCGAATTATTCGTTTCCAACACACAGATCATCAAAAAATCATTCAAGTGGCAAAACGCGATGATGCATCGCCTGGCAGCCCTACTATATGCAGCCGAAAATAAAATAGCCGAGGGCGAAGCCATCCGTCAAAGCCATGAATTGATTAAGCAAAACACGAATCTCTTTTCGGTCTTCCGGGGAAATTCGGCGATCAGTATTGCCACCATGCTCTCGCTTACGACAGATCAGGAAAAGAAACTGGAAGACACTCTCCTTATCTATGATCTGATGAAAAAAAATAAATTTCGTACGTCCGATTTTCTGGTTATTGCCGCATATCAGATTGCAGCTCACACGACGCCTGATCAATTCGAGCATAAGGTCGAACGAGCCAAAGCATTCTATGATCACATGAAAGCCCAACACCGCTTTCTTACTGGACAGGACGACTATATTTTCGCTGCCATGCTGGCCCTTTCTGATCTGGATGTCGAATCCGGTGTGACCCGTATGGACCAGCTCTATGCTGAACTAAAACCTGAGTTCTCGCCGGGCAATAGCGTGCAGGCATTAACGCAGGTGCTGGTTCTAGGAAATGACAATCCAGAGGCGGCCGCTCACGTGCTGGCGTTCAATGAGGCATTCCGCAGACGGGGGATACGATTGGATAAGACCTACACCCTGTCCTCTCTGGGAATCCTCTCCCTACTGCCTGCTGACAGAGATACGCTAGTGGAACAAGTCGAGGAAACGTATGAATGGTTGCGCACCCAGAAGGGCTTTGGAGCGTGGTCAATCAGCAAACAGGAATTGCTGCTGCTCTCCTCATCGCTGGTGGCCGTGCAATATGTAGAGGATCTGCGAAACGGTGTTCTGACCACGACAGTCTCCACCAGCATCACCAACATTATCATTGCCCAACAGGCCGCAACAGCCGCTGCTGCAACGTCGGCTGCCGTCGTTGCTTCGTCCTCATCGAACTAG
- a CDS encoding ArsR/SmtB family transcription factor, which produces MNPSIQQFKADFFKALAHPMRIQILELLSDGAKNVNELQSILGSEGSAVSQQLAVLRSKNVVQGFKEGTTVTYSLRDPLIKDLLAVAKKIFDNHLVDAISMLEDIRKDT; this is translated from the coding sequence ATGAATCCGAGCATACAACAGTTTAAAGCGGATTTTTTCAAAGCGTTGGCGCATCCGATGCGAATTCAGATTCTGGAGCTGCTGAGCGATGGGGCGAAAAATGTGAATGAACTGCAAAGCATTCTAGGGTCGGAAGGCTCCGCCGTCTCGCAGCAGTTGGCTGTATTGCGCAGCAAAAACGTTGTCCAGGGATTTAAAGAAGGAACGACAGTTACTTATTCGCTTCGCGATCCTTTGATTAAAGACCTGCTTGCCGTTGCTAAAAAGATTTTTGACAATCATTTGGTTGATGCCATTTCCATGCTGGAAGACATTCGAAAAGATACTTAA
- a CDS encoding SulP family inorganic anion transporter: MKWMGRFAGYNASAVRKDLLSGLIVGIIAIPLGMAFAIASGVKPEYGLYTTIIAGVLISLLGGSKFQIGGPTGAFIPILFAIVMQYGYENLLIAGMMAGLMLVLMGVFKLGALIKFIPRPVTIGFTAGIAVIIFSGQIANFLGLSGIEKHEDFWSNMKEIGVHISTINIYSLLTAGICLVVLLLVPKFAPKVPASLLGLFLSTVVATLFFKDQVATIGSTFGVIPGALPQFHIPEITWARVVSLLQPAFVIAMLGGIESLLSAVVADGMTGSRHNSNRELIGQGIANMVTPLFGGIPATGAIARTATNIKSGAVSPFSGVIHGVVVLLVLVLFAPYASHIPLASMAPVLMLVAWNMSERRSFVHVMKTKTSDSLVLLITFLLTVFTSLTTAVEVGLILAVLLFVKRMSEMLKVAKVLPDPDHKHEKVMAHMVHEGHDCPQISMYTIEGPLFFGAADLFEKSVIDSVHQRPGILLLRMGKVPFMDTTGEANLASMVKHFERCGGMILFSGVQAQPLEMMRRTGLMERIHPDHMFEHTGEAINYALQHLNHQKCLGCKHFAFRECAVLSREDSVAKRQSLMEPTSI; encoded by the coding sequence ATGAAATGGATGGGGAGATTTGCAGGATACAATGCTTCCGCTGTTCGCAAGGATCTGTTATCCGGACTAATTGTGGGCATAATTGCGATCCCGCTCGGGATGGCGTTTGCGATAGCTTCCGGAGTCAAACCCGAGTATGGTCTGTACACAACGATTATCGCGGGTGTTCTCATTTCCTTGCTGGGAGGGTCCAAATTCCAGATTGGTGGTCCAACGGGTGCATTTATTCCGATCCTCTTCGCCATAGTCATGCAATATGGGTACGAAAATCTGCTGATTGCCGGGATGATGGCCGGATTAATGCTTGTACTTATGGGCGTTTTCAAGCTTGGCGCGTTGATCAAATTTATTCCAAGACCCGTGACCATTGGATTTACGGCAGGTATTGCTGTGATTATTTTTAGTGGGCAAATTGCGAATTTTCTGGGGCTGAGCGGCATCGAGAAGCACGAGGATTTCTGGTCCAATATGAAAGAAATCGGTGTTCATATCTCTACGATTAATATATACAGTTTGTTGACAGCTGGAATTTGTCTGGTTGTTCTTTTGCTTGTACCAAAGTTTGCACCAAAAGTACCAGCCTCGCTGCTCGGTCTTTTTCTATCCACCGTCGTGGCTACGCTATTTTTCAAGGATCAGGTGGCTACGATTGGCTCGACCTTCGGTGTTATTCCAGGAGCGCTACCCCAGTTTCATATTCCAGAGATCACATGGGCTCGTGTGGTGAGTTTGCTGCAGCCCGCTTTTGTCATCGCCATGCTGGGCGGTATCGAATCGCTTTTATCAGCTGTTGTCGCGGATGGCATGACCGGGAGCCGTCATAACAGCAATCGGGAGCTGATTGGGCAGGGGATCGCGAATATGGTGACACCGCTATTCGGCGGCATTCCAGCAACTGGGGCCATTGCGCGTACGGCAACGAATATTAAATCCGGTGCAGTATCACCATTTTCTGGGGTTATTCACGGCGTTGTTGTGTTGTTGGTGCTTGTTCTCTTCGCTCCATATGCTTCCCACATCCCACTTGCCAGTATGGCCCCGGTGTTGATGCTGGTTGCCTGGAATATGAGTGAGCGGAGATCGTTCGTACATGTAATGAAAACCAAAACGAGTGATTCACTCGTACTACTTATTACCTTTTTGCTCACCGTTTTTACGAGTCTAACCACCGCTGTGGAAGTGGGACTGATCCTGGCGGTCCTTCTATTCGTGAAGCGTATGAGCGAGATGCTGAAGGTTGCCAAAGTGCTGCCTGATCCTGATCACAAGCATGAGAAGGTTATGGCGCATATGGTTCATGAAGGACATGATTGTCCGCAGATCAGTATGTACACGATTGAAGGCCCTTTGTTTTTTGGAGCGGCAGATCTGTTTGAGAAATCGGTGATAGATTCGGTTCATCAAAGACCAGGTATTCTGTTGCTTCGTATGGGGAAGGTTCCTTTTATGGATACAACAGGTGAAGCCAACCTTGCCAGTATGGTGAAGCACTTTGAGCGATGCGGTGGCATGATACTGTTTTCAGGCGTTCAGGCGCAGCCCTTGGAGATGATGAGGAGAACGGGTTTAATGGAGCGTATTCATCCGGATCACATGTTTGAGCATACCGGTGAAGCCATCAATTATGCATTACAGCATCTGAATCACCAGAAGTGCCTAGGCTGCAAGCATTTTGCTTTTCGTGAATGTGCTGTGTTGTCGCGAGAAGATTCCGTTGCTAAACGGCAAAGTTTGATGGAGCCTACCTCTATATAA
- a CDS encoding DUF1186 domain-containing protein produces the protein MYTKGIGRVFASIYDGDGDANLLYGLIKNIEANEYLRGQALNVLVILVLHGLFFDESASLHSLLYFCRTSRTIW, from the coding sequence ATTTACACGAAGGGAATTGGACGAGTATTTGCGTCTATATATGATGGTGATGGGGATGCTAACTTGTTGTACGGCTTGATTAAGAACATTGAGGCAAATGAGTATTTACGGGGACAAGCATTGAATGTTCTGGTTATTCTGGTTTTGCATGGCCTGTTTTTCGATGAATCCGCTTCCTTACATTCCTTGTTGTATTTCTGCAGAACATCTCGTACAATTTGGTGA
- a CDS encoding amino acid permease: protein MESKQLSRGLKPRHVELIALGGTIGVGLFMGSASTIKWAGPSVLLAYLLAGIIIFFVMRIMGEMLIQEPVTGSFATFAHKYISPLAGFLTAWSYWFLWVTVGMAEVTAIGIYVGYWFPDIPQWLPALAGVLIIAAANLAAVKYYGEFEFWFALIKVTAIVFMIVIGTGLIFFGLGNGGEPIGLSNLVSHGGFFPGGIKGFLFALCIVTAAYQGVEMVGITAGEAENPKVTLRKAIKNIVWRILIFYVGAIFVIVTLYPWNEVGETGSPFVLTFAKVGIVAAAGIINFVVLTAAMSGCNSGIYSAGRMLYTLAENGQAPAFFKKLSKGGVPRNSIIITISLLLIGVVLNYLMPDSKLFLYIYSASVLPGMVPWFALAFSQFRFRKRWGNEMGDHNFKSKWFPISNYIIIVYLTLVIIGMAFNPDTRLPLIVGATFMAIVVIGYFIFGIGKRQRVDGGEDH, encoded by the coding sequence TTGGAATCGAAGCAACTATCTAGAGGGCTAAAGCCCCGCCATGTAGAGCTGATTGCACTCGGAGGTACGATTGGCGTCGGATTGTTCATGGGATCGGCGAGTACGATTAAATGGGCAGGTCCTTCCGTGCTGCTGGCCTATTTGCTGGCCGGGATCATTATCTTTTTTGTCATGCGTATTATGGGGGAAATGTTGATTCAGGAGCCTGTCACCGGCTCATTTGCCACATTTGCTCACAAGTATATCAGTCCACTCGCCGGGTTCCTGACTGCCTGGAGTTATTGGTTCCTCTGGGTCACAGTTGGTATGGCGGAAGTCACGGCAATTGGAATCTATGTGGGTTATTGGTTCCCGGATATTCCACAATGGCTGCCTGCTTTGGCTGGTGTACTTATTATTGCAGCAGCGAATCTGGCAGCGGTAAAGTACTACGGCGAGTTTGAGTTCTGGTTTGCCTTGATCAAGGTGACGGCAATTGTCTTCATGATTGTGATCGGAACCGGGCTGATTTTCTTCGGTCTGGGAAATGGTGGTGAGCCGATTGGATTGTCGAATTTGGTGAGCCATGGCGGCTTCTTCCCAGGAGGGATAAAAGGTTTCCTCTTCGCGCTGTGTATCGTAACGGCTGCTTATCAGGGCGTCGAAATGGTAGGAATTACAGCAGGCGAAGCGGAAAATCCGAAGGTCACGCTGCGTAAAGCGATCAAAAACATCGTGTGGCGTATTCTCATTTTTTACGTCGGGGCCATCTTTGTCATCGTGACATTGTATCCGTGGAATGAAGTTGGGGAGACGGGAAGTCCGTTTGTACTGACGTTTGCCAAAGTCGGGATTGTCGCTGCTGCGGGAATTATCAACTTTGTCGTGCTTACCGCCGCGATGTCGGGATGTAACAGCGGAATCTATAGTGCAGGACGTATGCTTTATACGCTTGCGGAGAATGGACAAGCACCGGCCTTTTTCAAAAAGCTGTCCAAAGGCGGGGTTCCCCGCAATAGCATTATCATCACAATTTCCTTGCTGCTGATTGGTGTGGTACTCAACTACCTGATGCCCGACTCCAAGCTGTTCCTGTACATCTATAGTGCAAGTGTTCTACCGGGAATGGTCCCGTGGTTCGCGCTGGCCTTCAGCCAGTTCAGGTTCAGGAAGCGTTGGGGCAATGAAATGGGCGATCATAACTTTAAGTCCAAATGGTTCCCAATCAGCAACTACATCATCATCGTATATCTGACGCTCGTCATTATCGGTATGGCATTTAACCCGGATACGCGGTTACCCCTGATTGTCGGGGCTACATTTATGGCGATCGTTGTGATCGGATATTTCATATTTGGCATAGGAAAAAGACAGCGGGTAGATGGAGGCGAGGATCACTAG
- a CDS encoding SDR family oxidoreductase, giving the protein MANQDQHTMQDPTTQYPKATSDWKQQQEEPGLQREMTPVPDAGEKSYKGSGRLTGRKAVVTGADSGIGRAAAIAFAREGADVVLAYLPEEEADAKEVVKLIEEAGRKAVAIPGDLKDEKYCEELIESAVKELGGIDILANVAGKQQFVEQIADLTTEQFDATFKTNVYSMFWLCKAAVKHMKPGSSIINTSSIQAYKPSPILLDYATTKAAINTFSKALAQQVGSKGIRVNVVAPGPVWTPLQVVGGQPVEKLADFGSNTPLGRAGQPAEMAPAFVFLASQESSYVSGETLNANGGTVSP; this is encoded by the coding sequence ATGGCTAACCAAGATCAGCACACCATGCAAGATCCGACGACACAATATCCGAAGGCAACATCAGATTGGAAACAGCAGCAGGAGGAGCCGGGGCTTCAGCGGGAAATGACTCCTGTACCTGATGCAGGTGAGAAAAGCTATAAAGGCAGCGGACGTCTGACCGGACGTAAAGCGGTTGTAACCGGAGCAGACAGCGGTATTGGCCGGGCAGCAGCCATCGCTTTTGCCCGTGAAGGCGCGGATGTCGTTCTGGCTTACCTTCCCGAGGAAGAAGCCGATGCGAAGGAAGTGGTCAAGCTGATCGAAGAAGCAGGCCGCAAGGCTGTTGCGATTCCAGGTGACCTCAAGGATGAGAAATACTGCGAAGAACTCATTGAGTCTGCTGTAAAAGAGCTTGGCGGAATCGATATTCTTGCCAACGTGGCGGGTAAACAGCAGTTTGTAGAGCAGATCGCCGATCTGACCACAGAACAATTCGATGCGACATTCAAAACCAATGTCTATTCGATGTTTTGGCTCTGCAAAGCAGCTGTGAAACACATGAAACCAGGCAGCTCCATCATTAACACGTCTTCTATTCAGGCATATAAGCCATCTCCAATCCTGCTGGATTATGCGACAACAAAGGCTGCAATCAACACCTTTAGCAAAGCGTTAGCTCAACAAGTCGGCAGCAAAGGCATACGTGTAAATGTTGTTGCTCCAGGTCCAGTATGGACACCGCTTCAGGTGGTTGGTGGGCAGCCTGTAGAAAAGCTAGCTGATTTCGGTTCCAATACGCCGCTTGGTCGTGCAGGACAGCCTGCTGAAATGGCGCCAGCGTTTGTATTCCTTGCGAGCCAGGAATCTAGCTATGTGAGCGGTGAGACATTGAACGCCAATGGCGGTACAGTTAGTCCGTAA
- a CDS encoding ester cyclase: MTPEQIVRTFFEEVRSGRNLDYANTLMAEQVLAHQVISEEEVTVTRTPSVYADHVREMMEAYGDFSLQIQELLAQGDKVYVRWRQVGTHVGEVDGYAPTNLPVIEIASAVYRVENERIAEYWIQIDRLGIEKQLERNQG; this comes from the coding sequence ATGACGCCAGAACAGATTGTCAGAACTTTTTTTGAAGAAGTGCGCTCGGGTCGCAATCTTGATTATGCCAATACACTGATGGCCGAGCAGGTACTGGCTCACCAGGTGATCTCGGAAGAGGAAGTGACCGTCACAAGAACGCCTTCCGTCTATGCGGATCATGTGAGGGAAATGATGGAGGCGTACGGAGATTTTTCGCTGCAGATTCAGGAGTTGCTTGCACAGGGAGATAAAGTATATGTACGCTGGAGACAAGTGGGTACTCATGTTGGAGAAGTGGATGGATATGCGCCGACCAACCTGCCCGTGATTGAAATTGCGAGTGCGGTATATCGAGTGGAGAATGAGAGAATTGCAGAATACTGGATTCAGATCGACAGGCTGGGGATCGAAAAACAATTGGAGCGCAATCAGGGCTGA